A single genomic interval of Stieleria maiorica harbors:
- a CDS encoding ankyrin repeat domain-containing protein, whose amino-acid sequence MNQFLVRLRHNVATLTKAWTTRKIHPPTAFAHQRSILTVTLCWILLSGASLHAADSSLADAAEHQDHARVVSLLKGADDGSIDVDAPQVDGMTALHWATYFDDADMCKTLVDAGARADCENRYGVTPLSLACTNGNTEIVRLLLENGADANATLNGGETALMTASRTGRVGPVRALLEHGADVDAKERNDQTALMWAAHEGHLDVVDLLLDAGADFDTPLRSGYTPMTFAVRQGHTSVVKRFLDAGVDVNSVMMPANSSGKNVQKRTSPLILAIENGHFELAVELLKAGADPNDQRTGFSPLFTMSWVRKPPLGDNADGDPPPIGSGSMTSLQFVRALVEHGADVNARKERSGGRGKFGKKGATAFFAAAGTADVALMQTLLDLGADPTLAADNGWTPLMIAAGIGSGTEGDSAGSEPECLAAVSFLIDLGAEVNAVDENGETAMHGAAYKMMPSVVNRLAASGADINVWSKVTKQGRMPLWIAMGHRGGGNFKPSYETADAIRALMIAEGITPPPPPKRKLEKGYRQDGN is encoded by the coding sequence GTGAATCAGTTTCTTGTTCGCTTGCGTCACAACGTCGCTACGCTCACCAAAGCGTGGACGACGCGGAAGATCCATCCGCCAACCGCTTTCGCGCATCAACGGAGCATTCTTACTGTCACGCTTTGCTGGATCCTACTGAGCGGTGCATCGCTCCACGCCGCCGACTCTTCGCTGGCCGATGCGGCGGAACATCAAGACCACGCGAGGGTCGTCAGCTTACTCAAAGGAGCTGACGACGGATCGATCGACGTCGATGCACCACAAGTCGACGGAATGACGGCACTGCACTGGGCCACCTATTTCGATGATGCCGACATGTGCAAGACGCTCGTCGATGCGGGGGCACGCGCGGATTGCGAAAACCGCTACGGCGTCACTCCGCTATCGCTCGCCTGCACCAACGGAAACACCGAGATCGTGCGATTGCTGCTCGAAAACGGCGCCGACGCCAACGCGACGCTCAATGGTGGTGAGACAGCCCTCATGACAGCATCCCGGACCGGACGTGTCGGCCCGGTCCGCGCGTTGCTTGAGCACGGCGCCGATGTCGACGCGAAAGAACGCAACGATCAGACCGCACTGATGTGGGCGGCCCACGAAGGCCACCTTGATGTCGTCGATTTGTTGCTCGACGCGGGCGCAGATTTTGACACGCCCTTGCGATCGGGTTACACGCCGATGACCTTTGCCGTTCGCCAAGGACACACTTCCGTCGTGAAACGGTTTCTCGATGCCGGTGTGGATGTCAATTCGGTGATGATGCCCGCCAACAGTTCCGGCAAGAACGTTCAAAAGCGGACCTCACCGCTGATCCTGGCGATCGAAAACGGCCACTTTGAACTCGCCGTCGAATTGCTGAAGGCCGGTGCAGATCCGAACGATCAGCGGACCGGGTTTTCACCGCTGTTCACGATGTCATGGGTTCGCAAACCGCCGCTGGGGGACAATGCCGACGGAGACCCGCCGCCGATCGGATCGGGATCGATGACCAGTTTGCAATTCGTCCGGGCGCTCGTCGAACACGGGGCCGACGTCAACGCGAGGAAAGAACGCAGTGGCGGTCGCGGCAAGTTCGGCAAGAAAGGGGCGACGGCTTTCTTCGCCGCGGCCGGAACCGCCGATGTCGCCCTGATGCAAACGCTATTGGACTTGGGCGCCGATCCGACGCTTGCCGCCGACAACGGTTGGACACCGTTGATGATCGCGGCGGGAATCGGCTCGGGAACCGAAGGCGACTCGGCGGGCTCGGAACCGGAATGCCTGGCAGCGGTTTCCTTCCTGATCGACTTGGGGGCCGAAGTCAACGCCGTCGACGAAAACGGCGAAACGGCCATGCACGGTGCCGCCTATAAAATGATGCCGTCGGTCGTTAATCGTCTCGCTGCCAGCGGCGCCGACATCAACGTCTGGAGCAAGGTGACCAAACAGGGCCGGATGCCGTTGTGGATCGCCATGGGCCATCGCGGCGGAGGAAATTTTAAACCCTCCTACGAAACCGCTGATGCCATCCGCGCCTTGATGATCGCCGAAGGCATCACCCCGCCGCCACCGCCCAAACGGAAGCTCGAAAAAGGCTATCGACAAGACGGGAATTAG
- a CDS encoding sulfatase family protein, giving the protein MLAQKQTLSVALVTLLVAQLANSKSLAAETSERPHIILVMADDHGYGDTGFTGHPFVQTPHLDAMSKAGVVFNRFYASAPVCSPTRASVMTGRHPFRTNVPNHGHYMRPDEVTIAEALGGAGYVTGHFGKWHIGSVQPDSPTSPGGAGFDEWLSGLNFFDNDPYLSRNGNYEHIEGPGTVITMEATIEFLTKHHAGDRPMFAVTWFPSPHDPQQELPQNVPDAATLYNDQSTKKPGYFREITLLDQQVGRLRQSLRDLGIAENTLLFYCSDNGGLIVESSGGRNKKGSIYEGGLRVPAILEWPARFGHQSIDTPAFAADLYPTLVPIAGAKVPHQPRLDGVDLADVLAGKQTTRPPMGFWHGHTQGQSTYSDRIIRALLEAKQSGRPNPFPERVLKNVQEFPTFGDEGMRGHAAWNAWPWKLHRIQNDNQIKLELYNLETDPMEQTNLVKKHPDRAAQMKTQLEAWQRSVLDSWSGKDYVR; this is encoded by the coding sequence ATGCTCGCGCAAAAACAAACCCTCTCCGTCGCACTGGTCACCCTCCTCGTTGCCCAACTAGCCAACTCCAAGTCACTCGCTGCCGAGACATCGGAGCGGCCGCACATCATCTTGGTGATGGCCGATGACCACGGCTATGGCGACACCGGATTCACCGGACATCCCTTCGTCCAAACGCCGCACCTGGACGCGATGTCCAAGGCGGGCGTCGTATTCAACCGCTTTTACGCCAGTGCGCCGGTCTGTTCACCGACCCGCGCCAGTGTGATGACCGGTCGCCATCCGTTTCGCACCAACGTTCCCAATCACGGCCACTACATGCGGCCCGACGAAGTGACGATCGCCGAGGCGCTCGGCGGCGCCGGCTATGTCACCGGCCATTTTGGCAAATGGCACATCGGATCGGTTCAACCGGACAGCCCGACCAGTCCCGGCGGGGCAGGATTCGACGAGTGGCTCTCCGGATTGAACTTCTTCGACAACGATCCCTACCTCAGCCGCAACGGAAACTACGAACACATCGAAGGCCCCGGAACCGTGATCACGATGGAAGCGACCATCGAGTTCCTGACGAAACACCACGCTGGCGATCGCCCGATGTTCGCCGTCACCTGGTTTCCTTCTCCCCACGATCCCCAACAGGAATTGCCACAGAACGTTCCCGATGCCGCGACACTTTACAACGACCAAAGTACGAAGAAACCGGGTTACTTTCGCGAGATCACGCTGTTGGATCAACAAGTCGGACGACTTCGTCAATCCTTGCGCGACCTTGGCATCGCCGAAAACACGCTGCTGTTCTACTGCAGCGACAACGGCGGGTTGATCGTCGAATCGTCCGGCGGTCGCAACAAAAAGGGCAGTATTTATGAAGGCGGATTGCGGGTTCCCGCGATTCTGGAATGGCCGGCGCGATTCGGTCATCAGTCGATCGACACGCCTGCGTTTGCCGCCGACCTGTACCCGACGCTGGTCCCCATCGCCGGCGCCAAAGTTCCGCATCAACCGCGACTGGACGGCGTTGACCTTGCCGACGTGTTGGCCGGCAAGCAAACCACGCGACCGCCGATGGGATTCTGGCACGGACACACCCAAGGGCAAAGCACGTACAGCGACCGGATCATCCGCGCGCTACTCGAAGCCAAACAATCCGGACGCCCCAACCCGTTCCCCGAGCGAGTTTTAAAGAACGTCCAAGAGTTTCCGACCTTCGGCGACGAAGGGATGCGAGGCCACGCGGCATGGAACGCTTGGCCGTGGAAGCTGCACCGAATTCAAAACGACAACCAAATCAAGTTGGAACTCTACAACTTGGAAACTGACCCCATGGAGCAAACAAATCTGGTCAAAAAACACCCCGATCGCGCCGCCCAAATGAAAACGCAGCTCGAGGCCTGGCAGCGGTCGGTCTTGGACAGCTGGTCGGGGAAGGACTATGTGCGTTGA
- a CDS encoding sulfatase family protein, translated as MKAASLSIPNALVSAATSKPRYLTRWSVLTLVFLTATLCRADDRPSFILLMGDDHGWSETGYNGHPYLQTPVLDEMARSGLRLDHFYSGHPSCSPTRGSVLTGRHPNRYGTFSPGWSIRPKEITIAHLLSEAGYRCGHFGKWHLGPVKSDSPTNPRAMGFDEYVSHDNFYEMNPPFSRNGDPPQTIRGEGSEVTIDETIKFIDRARADETPFLAVVWFGSPHEPYSGLDKDLALYDDLPQTLAERTVRLTSMETGKQTTRPLRDVLRERYAEITAMDRSIGTLRDYLADKGLRDNTLIWYCGDNGSPRSSGRVTTPFRGEKGLMYEGGIRVPGLIEWPARIATSRVSEVNSVTSDMLPTLCELAGVQTPDRPLDGISIVPVIDGKMTQRPKPICFWSYPTKRVTAAQAKPKPYIDPAFQEGTTPLVKEMAGKLTRSFNNYHQPEITDEDYAGPRVILDNRFKLVVDASAKDPTNVELFDLHADREEATNLAQSNAEVTERLSRQLRTWQTSVLNSLQEADY; from the coding sequence ATGAAAGCAGCGTCTTTAAGTATTCCCAACGCTCTGGTGAGCGCAGCTACCTCAAAGCCTCGCTACCTCACCCGTTGGTCGGTACTGACACTGGTATTTCTCACCGCGACCCTTTGCCGTGCCGATGACCGCCCCAGCTTCATTCTGCTGATGGGAGACGATCACGGATGGAGTGAGACCGGCTACAACGGACATCCCTATCTGCAGACTCCGGTGTTGGATGAAATGGCCCGCAGCGGTTTGCGGCTGGATCATTTCTATTCCGGGCATCCTTCGTGTTCACCGACCCGCGGCAGTGTGCTGACCGGACGCCACCCCAACCGCTACGGAACCTTCTCGCCGGGCTGGTCGATCCGTCCAAAAGAAATCACGATCGCGCATTTGCTGTCCGAGGCCGGTTACCGATGCGGTCATTTCGGAAAGTGGCACCTCGGTCCGGTCAAATCAGACTCACCAACCAACCCGCGTGCGATGGGCTTCGACGAATACGTCTCCCACGACAACTTCTATGAAATGAACCCGCCCTTCTCGCGCAACGGTGACCCGCCGCAAACGATTCGAGGCGAAGGGTCCGAAGTCACGATCGACGAAACCATCAAGTTTATCGACCGCGCTCGAGCCGACGAGACACCGTTCTTGGCGGTCGTTTGGTTCGGGTCGCCCCACGAACCCTACAGCGGCTTGGACAAGGATCTCGCGCTCTATGATGACCTGCCGCAAACGCTCGCCGAACGCACGGTGCGATTGACGTCGATGGAAACCGGGAAACAGACGACGCGGCCACTGCGAGACGTATTGCGCGAGCGTTATGCCGAAATCACCGCAATGGATCGGTCGATCGGAACATTGCGTGACTATCTGGCTGACAAAGGCCTGAGAGACAACACCCTGATCTGGTACTGCGGTGACAACGGCAGCCCGCGAAGCAGCGGACGTGTGACGACTCCGTTCCGCGGCGAAAAAGGGTTGATGTACGAAGGCGGCATCCGGGTTCCCGGGTTGATCGAATGGCCGGCGCGGATCGCGACCAGTCGGGTCAGCGAGGTAAATTCCGTCACCAGTGACATGCTTCCGACGCTCTGTGAACTGGCCGGCGTCCAGACACCCGACCGGCCGCTGGATGGGATCAGCATCGTCCCGGTGATCGATGGCAAAATGACGCAACGTCCCAAACCGATTTGTTTTTGGAGTTATCCGACGAAACGAGTCACCGCGGCGCAAGCGAAGCCCAAGCCTTACATCGATCCGGCATTTCAAGAAGGCACAACGCCGCTCGTCAAGGAGATGGCCGGAAAACTGACACGCAGCTTCAACAACTATCATCAGCCGGAAATCACGGACGAAGACTACGCCGGACCTCGCGTGATCCTGGACAACCGTTTCAAGCTGGTCGTCGATGCAAGCGCGAAAGATCCGACGAACGTGGAACTGTTCGACCTGCATGCCGATCGCGAAGAAGCAACGAACTTGGCCCAGTCCAACGCCGAAGTAACTGAGCGACTCAGTCGACAATTGCGCACCTGGCAAACCTCCGTGCTCAACAGCCTGCAAGAAGCAGATTATTAA
- a CDS encoding amidohydrolase family protein: MPSSLSSRRRFLGIAASVASSAVHIGNPSILPAADANVQQPRLLDCHLHINHFERTIEDTIRHMDATGTDKAFVLPLETGEGGVLLRTETVLHAYHQYRDRIIPFCQTDIRSDDVIARLRAYHLLGCRGIGEQKEHLPLNDPRVERVIAFCNDVHWPITIHFQDGPGGYNQGLADHLETYLKRYKNVRIIGHAQTWWANISAEVPPADKTLYPKGPVKPGGLLDRLLSDYPNLYADMSAGSGFGALSRDKDFTAGFIERHSKQMLFGSDCPCYDGHGAHFKNLCYSRQLQAFLEELVTDPDTLQDIFYNNAMRALEG; this comes from the coding sequence ATGCCGTCCTCCCTTTCCTCGCGTCGACGATTCCTTGGGATCGCCGCGTCCGTCGCATCTTCCGCCGTGCACATCGGCAATCCATCGATCCTTCCCGCCGCCGATGCAAACGTGCAGCAGCCTCGTTTGCTGGATTGCCACCTGCACATCAATCATTTTGAGCGGACGATTGAAGACACGATCCGGCATATGGATGCGACGGGGACGGACAAGGCGTTCGTGTTGCCGTTGGAAACGGGCGAAGGCGGGGTGTTATTGCGCACCGAGACCGTTTTGCACGCGTATCATCAATACCGCGATCGGATCATCCCGTTCTGCCAAACCGACATTCGCAGCGACGACGTGATCGCGCGTCTGCGTGCGTACCATTTACTCGGGTGCCGGGGGATCGGTGAGCAAAAGGAGCATCTTCCGCTGAACGATCCGCGTGTGGAACGTGTCATCGCATTTTGCAACGACGTCCACTGGCCGATCACCATTCATTTCCAGGACGGTCCCGGTGGATACAACCAAGGTTTGGCAGACCACCTGGAAACCTACCTGAAACGGTACAAGAACGTCCGCATCATCGGGCACGCACAAACGTGGTGGGCCAACATCAGTGCCGAAGTGCCACCGGCCGACAAGACGCTGTATCCGAAAGGCCCCGTCAAACCCGGCGGATTGCTCGATCGATTGCTGTCCGACTATCCCAACCTGTATGCCGACATGTCGGCCGGCAGCGGGTTCGGTGCATTGTCGCGTGACAAAGACTTCACGGCCGGGTTTATCGAGCGACACTCCAAACAAATGCTCTTCGGCAGCGATTGTCCCTGCTACGACGGCCATGGCGCCCATTTCAAGAACCTTTGTTACAGCCGGCAGTTGCAAGCGTTCTTGGAGGAGTTGGTGACGGACCCGGATACGCTGCAGGACATCTTTTACAACAACGCGATGCGCGCGCTGGAGGGGTAG
- a CDS encoding sulfatase family protein, which yields MRLLIDGFWGWGSVGGVAPLLLLMVAGAAAAERPINAERPNIVVIYADDLGYGDVQCYNPERGRIATPAIDRLAEQGVMFTDAHSSSGVCSPSRYTLLTGRYHWRSRLQAGIVGLWGAPLIAPDRLTIGSLAQQQGYQTACIGKWHLGWDWPIPADVAKQFKERPKGRAVATDAHRAIWREVFENPIGGGPTTRGFDVYFGTDVPNWPPYCFIESDRTVGIPSEFLPVELLRKNQASNQGPALAGWTLEPILPALADRASRYIRDAAADAKPFLLYMPLTSPHTPLSVNESWKGKSGLGLYADFVMETDAVVAQVLDAIEQSGKADNTLVVFTSDNGCAPYIGVDALEKQGHYPSGPLRGYKADAWEGGHRVPMIVRWPGVVEPNSRCDQLVHQADLLATMADLMAVALPDDAGEDSFSLMSLLRGEDRPVRESAISCSIRGVPSLRRGSWKYIAAPGSGGWGKGGDQSQPVQLYDLAVDLGESKNRAADQPERLEQMQALLEAIIRGGRSTPGPQKPNDVSVRRYPAAP from the coding sequence ATGAGATTGTTGATTGATGGGTTTTGGGGTTGGGGGAGTGTCGGGGGCGTTGCGCCGTTGCTGCTGTTGATGGTGGCGGGGGCAGCGGCGGCGGAGCGTCCGATCAACGCAGAACGTCCCAACATCGTGGTGATCTATGCGGACGACCTGGGTTACGGTGATGTGCAGTGCTACAACCCCGAGCGGGGAAGAATTGCGACGCCCGCGATCGATCGGTTGGCCGAACAGGGAGTGATGTTCACCGACGCCCATTCCTCGTCCGGTGTCTGCTCTCCATCACGCTACACCCTGCTGACCGGCCGCTATCACTGGCGCTCGCGTCTGCAAGCGGGAATCGTCGGGCTGTGGGGAGCACCGTTGATCGCCCCCGACCGCCTGACCATCGGTTCGCTCGCGCAGCAACAGGGCTACCAAACCGCATGCATCGGCAAATGGCACTTGGGATGGGATTGGCCGATTCCGGCCGACGTTGCCAAGCAATTCAAAGAACGTCCCAAAGGACGCGCTGTCGCGACCGACGCCCATCGAGCCATCTGGCGCGAGGTCTTCGAAAATCCGATCGGCGGCGGACCCACCACGCGCGGTTTTGACGTCTACTTCGGCACCGACGTCCCCAACTGGCCGCCTTACTGCTTCATCGAAAGCGATCGAACCGTTGGTATCCCCTCCGAATTCTTGCCGGTCGAGCTGCTGCGGAAGAATCAGGCCAGCAACCAGGGGCCCGCCCTCGCCGGGTGGACGCTGGAACCGATTCTGCCCGCATTGGCCGATCGGGCTTCACGCTACATTCGCGACGCCGCTGCGGACGCCAAGCCCTTCTTGCTCTACATGCCACTCACGTCCCCCCACACACCCTTGTCGGTCAATGAGTCCTGGAAAGGCAAAAGCGGCCTGGGGCTTTACGCGGACTTTGTCATGGAAACCGATGCGGTCGTCGCCCAAGTGCTCGACGCGATCGAGCAGAGCGGCAAAGCAGACAACACGCTGGTGGTGTTTACAAGCGACAACGGCTGTGCACCGTACATCGGCGTCGACGCTCTGGAAAAGCAGGGTCACTATCCAAGCGGCCCCCTACGAGGCTACAAAGCGGACGCGTGGGAAGGTGGCCATCGCGTCCCCATGATCGTCCGCTGGCCAGGCGTCGTCGAGCCGAATAGCCGATGCGATCAACTGGTTCATCAAGCCGATCTATTGGCAACGATGGCTGACCTGATGGCGGTGGCGTTGCCCGACGATGCCGGTGAAGACAGCTTTAGTTTGATGTCGCTGTTGCGAGGCGAGGACCGACCAGTTCGCGAATCGGCGATCAGTTGTTCGATCCGCGGCGTCCCAAGTCTGCGGCGTGGCAGCTGGAAATACATCGCCGCACCCGGTTCGGGCGGCTGGGGCAAAGGCGGCGATCAAAGCCAGCCGGTGCAGCTGTACGATCTGGCGGTCGACCTTGGGGAGTCCAAGAACCGTGCCGCAGACCAACCGGAACGTCTCGAACAGATGCAGGCCTTGTTGGAAGCCATCATCCGCGGCGGACGCAGTACGCCAGGGCCGCAAAAACCCAACGATGTCAGTGTTCGGCGCTACCCGGCAGCGCCTTGA
- a CDS encoding DUF1501 domain-containing protein — protein sequence MMRFDSGHRFANCTGLQRRSFLCAGAAGIAGLSLPELLAADARSDNGSSRKSIIVVHLDGGPPQMDLIDPKPDAPAELRSPFAPIPTKVPGIGLTELMPRSASIADKLVFLRSLIGADGKHHAFQCQSGYKETVLQSIGGRPALGCVVNHLMGSPQDRVPNFVDLMQGRPLVRNSARPGFLGPSVKPFRPDISDRFHRELEEGMKGELARLGDGHKTELKLIESLPVDRIDDRLALLKRLDQFNRSLDDSGEMDAMDHFTRQAYTILTSGEFAGAMDLDQEDPRVIEHYTPKQTADGTRSYTSEGPEAALKFLLARRLVEAGVRVVSISLSDFDTHADNNKRMQQLGPLFDFAFHALVTDLESRGMLNDVTVLAWGEFGRTPKINDKGGRDHWPRLSMGMMAGGGMPGGILLGQTDKVAGEATDRPVDYADVVATLYHQLGIDPGQMIHDRSGRPHVLMDHGEVIHELV from the coding sequence ATGATGCGATTCGATTCGGGCCATCGGTTTGCCAATTGTACCGGTCTTCAACGCAGAAGTTTCCTCTGTGCCGGTGCCGCCGGGATCGCCGGACTAAGTCTTCCCGAACTCCTTGCCGCGGACGCTCGATCGGACAATGGGTCGTCACGCAAGTCGATCATCGTCGTGCACCTCGATGGTGGTCCGCCTCAAATGGACCTGATCGACCCCAAGCCGGACGCCCCGGCGGAACTGCGAAGCCCGTTCGCGCCGATCCCCACCAAGGTACCCGGAATCGGTCTGACCGAATTGATGCCTCGATCTGCATCGATCGCAGACAAACTGGTTTTTCTACGGTCCCTGATCGGGGCCGATGGCAAACACCATGCATTCCAATGCCAAAGCGGATACAAGGAAACCGTCCTGCAATCCATCGGCGGTCGGCCGGCACTCGGTTGCGTGGTCAATCACTTGATGGGCTCCCCACAAGATCGGGTGCCGAATTTCGTCGACCTGATGCAGGGCCGACCGCTGGTTCGCAATAGCGCCCGCCCCGGTTTCCTGGGCCCAAGTGTCAAACCCTTTCGGCCGGACATCTCGGATCGATTCCACCGCGAGCTGGAAGAAGGGATGAAGGGCGAATTGGCCAGACTGGGCGACGGGCACAAGACGGAACTCAAATTGATCGAATCTCTACCGGTCGACCGCATCGACGATCGCCTGGCACTACTGAAACGCCTGGATCAGTTCAATCGCTCGCTGGACGATTCGGGAGAGATGGACGCGATGGATCATTTCACAAGGCAGGCCTACACCATTTTGACGTCCGGCGAGTTCGCCGGCGCAATGGACTTGGACCAAGAGGATCCACGGGTGATCGAGCACTACACTCCAAAACAAACCGCCGATGGAACCCGGTCCTACACCAGCGAAGGCCCCGAGGCGGCACTGAAGTTTCTGCTGGCGCGACGTCTTGTGGAAGCCGGCGTGCGTGTGGTCAGCATTTCACTGAGTGACTTTGACACTCACGCGGACAACAACAAACGGATGCAACAGCTCGGCCCGCTGTTCGACTTTGCATTCCACGCCTTGGTGACCGATCTGGAATCGCGAGGCATGTTGAATGATGTCACCGTCTTGGCCTGGGGCGAGTTTGGACGAACGCCAAAGATCAACGACAAGGGCGGCAGAGATCACTGGCCACGGTTGTCGATGGGGATGATGGCCGGCGGCGGCATGCCGGGCGGCATCCTCCTGGGACAAACCGACAAGGTGGCCGGCGAAGCAACGGATCGTCCGGTCGACTATGCCGACGTCGTCGCAACTCTCTACCATCAGCTGGGCATCGATCCAGGACAGATGATTCACGATCGATCCGGTCGTCCCCATGTGTTGATGGATCACGGTGAAGTGATCCATGAGTTGGTTTAG